The Salvelinus sp. IW2-2015 linkage group LG15, ASM291031v2, whole genome shotgun sequence genome includes a region encoding these proteins:
- the atat1 gene encoding alpha-tubulin N-acetyltransferase 1 produces METTFDINYLFPETITVLDHNLIAGGTSLGRSDPQPQIAAVIDELGRASAKAQYLTAPITSASKLQTNKHHLYLLKDGESNGGRGLAVGFLKVGYKKLFLLDQQGAHVETEPLCVLDFFVKENLQRYGYGLELFSFMLQNKKVEPVLMAYDRPSPKFLSFLEKHYCLKNSVPQVNNFVVFDGFFAKRSAAQLRKVPPKKPDGEIKPYSLMEREAVREEQRALPWPLCRHAAPPLSPPLSVSSPCSPSRGRQRPDPALAPAPAPGGNRGPNPHPPLINSLNCRAKRTRYGIPVNRSRSILVFQESRSE; encoded by the coding sequence ATGGAAACCACTTTTGATATAAACTATCTTTTCCCTGAAACGATTACAGTTTTGGACCATAACCTAATTGCAGGTGGAACATCGCTGGGAAGGTCAGATCCTCAACCCCAAATTGCAGCAGTCATTGATGAACTTGGAAGAGCCTCAGCCAAGGCCCAATACTTGACAGCACCAATCACAAGTGCATCCAAGCTGCAGACCAACAAGCACCATCTCTACCTGCTGAAGGACGGAGAAAGCAATGGAGGAAGGGGACTTGCGGTGGGGTTTCTGAAGGTTGGCTATAAGAAGTTATTTCTGCTTGACCAGCAGGGGGCGCATGTCGAGACAGAGCCTCTGTGCGTCTTGGATTTCTTTGTGAAAGAGAACCTTCAGAGGTACGGCTACGGACTGGAGCTGTTTAGCTTCATGCTGCAGAACAAAAAGGTGGAGCCAGTGCTGATGGCTTACGACAGGCCCTCCCCTAAGTTCCTCTCTTTTCTGGAGAAGCATTACTGTCTGAAAAACAGTGTACCTCAGGTCAATAACTTTGTGGTGTTTGACGGTTTCTTCGCCAAAAGATCAGCGGCCCAGTTGAGAAAGGTTCCCCCCAAAAAGCCGGACGGAGAGATCAAGCCCTACTCACTGATGGAGAGAGAAGCTGTGCGAGAGGAGCAGAGGGCTCTTCCCTGGCCTTTGTGTCGTCACGCggctcctcccctttctcccccatTGTCGGTATCCTCCCCGTGCTCCCCAAGCAGGGGCCGCCAGCGTCCCGATCCGGCCCTGGCCCCGGCACCTGCCCCTGGGGGCAACAGGGGCCCGAACCCCCACCCTCCACTCATCAACAGCCTCAACTGCAGGGCAAAGCGCACCAGGTATGGTATTCCTGTGAATAGGTCCCGAAGTATCCTGGTTTTCCAGGAATCTCGGTCGGAGTGA